Proteins encoded within one genomic window of Arachis ipaensis cultivar K30076 chromosome B08, Araip1.1, whole genome shotgun sequence:
- the LOC107611377 gene encoding LOW QUALITY PROTEIN: 40S ribosomal protein SA-like (The sequence of the model RefSeq protein was modified relative to this genomic sequence to represent the inferred CDS: inserted 1 base in 1 codon) gives MATSAATTAAVSRQLSQKEQDIQMMLAAEVHLGTKNCDFQMERYVFKRRNDGIYIINLGKTWEKLQLAARIIVAIENPQDIIVQSARPYGQRAVLKFAQYTGANAIAGRHTPGTFTNQMQTSYNEPRLLILTDPRTDHQPIKEGALGNIXCDTDSTMRYFDVGTPANNKGKHSIGCLFWLLARMVLQMRGTIRPGLKWDVMVDLFFYREPEEAKQQEEEELPAAPEYAIQDFGAAGIAGFPAADGEWGAVTAEQSWTEPVPQQPIAAAPANWAPDAAAGDWEPVPAPQASVPTPGGVAPTGWE, from the exons ATGGCCACTTCCGCCGCAACAACCGCCGCAGTGTCGCGCCAGCTCTCGCAGAAGGAGCAAGACATCCAAATGATGCTCGCAGCCGAGGTTCATCTCGGAACCAAAAACTGCGACTTCCAGATGGAACGCTACGTTTTCAAGCGCCGCAATGATG GTATTTACATAATTAACCTTGGCAAGACATGGGAGAAGCTCCAACTTGCTGCTAGGATTATTGTTGCCATCGAGAACCCGCAGGATATCATTGTTCAGTCTGCTAGGCCATATGGTCAGAGGGCAGTCTTGAAATTTGCCCAATACACGGGTGCGAATGCAATTGCTGGAAGGCACACTCCTGGAACATTCACTAATCAGATGCAGACATCCTATAACGAGCCTCGCCTACTCATTCTGACTGATCCAAGGACTGATCATCAG CCCATTAAGGAAGGTGCTCTTGGAAATA TGTGCGACACGGATTCTACAATGCGCTATTTTGATGTTGGCACTCCTGCCAATAACAAGGGGAAGCACAGTATTGGTTGTCTGTTTTGGTTATTAGCAAGGATGGTTCTGCAGATGAGGGGTACTATTCGTCCAGGGCTTAAGTGGGATGTGATG GTGGATTTATTCTTCTATAGAGAACCTGAAGAGGCCAAGCAACAAGAGGAAGAGGAATTACCAGCTGCCCCAGAATATGCCATTCAAGATTTTGGTGCTGCTGGCATTGCCGGCTTCCCTGCAGCTGATGGGGAATGGGGGGCTGTTACAGCTGAACAATCCTGGACTGAACCAGTTCCTCAACAACCCATTGCAGCTGCTCCTGCTAACTGGGCCCCAGACGCTG CTGCAGGTGATTGGGAGCCAGTTCCAGCTCCACAGGCTTCCGTTCCTACACCCGGAGGTGTTGCCCCCACTGGCTGGGAATAA